A single Lactuca sativa cultivar Salinas chromosome 8, Lsat_Salinas_v11, whole genome shotgun sequence DNA region contains:
- the LOC111908620 gene encoding wall-associated receptor kinase 2: MQLTRSIPVCMLILFCLAITFTPSTSQSTTTNTTAGDGATITKAVNLTKPGCQSQCGNITIPYPFGIGPGCFLSRWFELTCNTTFNPPKPFIGGLPILDISDSTFRIANKVASRCYDQFGSVANDEPISTSLGLTSPFTFSQRNQFTLIGCDDMALFLGPQQINFTNGCLALCTQPEEVLNGSCAGVGCCQVSIPKGMKYYYISLGSVASNHTNIWSFNPCAFSFMSEQERFTFGGVSDLMDPNFKTRTKASVPILVDWVIGNLSCNTNAGVLTCPVNTHCIDSDTGVPGYRCICDEGYQGWPYLDPGCQDINECEDPNINLCEGICTNTPGGYSCSCKDGYVGDGFSNGRGCVAENSDAENSEFPVIKFSLGMGFGFLAILVGTTWLYFGVKKRNLIKLRKKLFQQNGGLLLKQRIMSSEGSVDSTKVFTAEDLEKATNNYAEDRILGRGGYGIVYKGIFSNNLVVAIKKSRVMDETQIEQFINEVVILTQVNHRNVVKLLGCCLESEVPLLVYEYVSNGTLFNHIHDKGTNWLSLENRLRVAAESAGALSYLHSATSTPVIHRDVKSANILLDDNYTTKIADFGASRLVPIDQTQVTTLVQGTLGYLDPEYFHTSQLTEKSDVYSFGVVLAEILTGRKPLCMERTEEERNLARYFVMALEENRLFKILDPRVVREGTLDQLQEIGELVKRCVNLSSDERPTMKEVAIQLEGLRKFTQHPWANANRHGAENVNFLNNENEQDDIYGESVTLYSNKSELSSRFSIDSSFVYSMNNPKS, from the exons ATGCAGTTGACCAGAAGTATTCCTGTATGTATGTTGATCTTGTTTTGCCTAGCAATCACATTCACACCGTCTACATCTCAgtcaaccaccacaaacacaaCCGCAGGTGATGGTGCCACCATCACAAAAGCCGTCAACTTAACCAAACCCGGCTGCCAAAGCCAATGTGGAAACATAACCATTCCATATCCCTTTGGTATCGGTCCAGGCTGCTTTCTGAGCCGCTGGTTCGAATTAACCTGCAACACTACTTTTAATCCTCCCAAACCCTTCATCGGTGGTCTACCAATTCTAGATATCTCCGACTCTACTTTCCGAATCGCTAACAAAGTGGCAAGCAGGTGTTATGATCAATTTGGAAGCGTCGCCAATGATGAACCCATCTCCACAAGTCTAGGCTTGACATCACCCTTTACGTTTTCCCAACGAAATCAATTCACTTTAATCGGATGCGACGACATGGCCTTGTTTCTCGGCCCTCAACAAATAAACTTCACCAACGGCTGCCTCGCTCTGTGTACACAACCTGAGGAAGTCTTGAACGGGTCATGTGCTGGTGTAGGGTGCTGTCAGGTTTCGATACCGAAGGGAATGAAGTATTACTACATTTCCCTTGGTAGTGTAGCCTCGAACCACACGAATATATGGTCTTTTAATCCTTGTGCTTTCTCATTTATGAGCGAACAAGAACGGTTTACATTTGGTGGGGTGTCAGATTTAATGGACCCCAATTTCAAAACCAGGACGAAGGCTAGTGTTCCGATATTGGTTGATTGGGTGATCGGAAACTTGAGCTGCAATACAAACGCCGGTGTCTTGACTTGCCCAGTAAACACTCATTGTATCGATTCTGATACAGGAGTTCCAGGATACAGATGTATTTGCGATGAAGGTTATCAGGGTTGGCCATATCTTGATCCAGGTTGCCAAG ATATCAACGAATGTGAAGATCCCAACATAAATCTGTGCGAGGGGATCTGTACCAACACTCCTGGAGGTTACTCTTGTTCTTGTAAAGATGGCTATGTCGGAGATGGATTTAGCAATGGTCGAGGTTGCGTTGCAGAAAATTCAGATGCTGAAAATTCAGAGTTCCCGGTTATCAAATTCTCTTTAG GTATGGGATTTGGTTTCTTGGCCATTTTAGTTGGAACAACATGGCTGTATTTTGGTGTCAAGAAGAGGAACCTTATCAAACTCCGGAAGAAATTGTTTCAGCAAAACGGTGGTTTACTACTGAAACAACGAATCATGAGCAGCGAAGGCAGCGTTGACTCAACAAAAGTCTTCACCGCAGAAGACTTAGAAAAAGCCACCAACAACTACGCTGAAGACAGGATTTTGGGTCGTGGTGGCTATGGAATTGTATACAAAGGCATTTTTAGCAACAACTTGGTGGTTGCTATCAAGAAGTCTCGTGTAATGGACGAGACCCAAATCGAACAGTTCATCAATGAAGTCGTTATCTTAACACAAGTTAACCATCGAAACGTGGTCAAGCTCTTGGGTTGTTGTTTAGAGAGCGAGGTCCCATTGCTAGTTTATGAATATGTTTCAAATGGAACTCTCTTCAATCATATTCATGACAAAGGTACAAATTGGTTATCACTGGAGAATCGTTTAAGAGTAGCTGCAGAATCCGCAGGTGCACTTTCGTATCTTCATTCAGCCACATCAACCCCTGTGATCCATAGAGACGTGAAGTCCGCAAATATATTATTAGACGATAATTACACCACAAAAATCGCCGATTTTGGAGCGTCAAGATTAGTCCCGATAGATCAAACACAAGTAACCACACTAGTTCAAGGGACTTTAGGGTATTTAGACCCCGAATACTTCCACACAAGTCAGTTAACCGAAAAGAGCGATGTTTATAGCTTTGGAGTTGTATTGGCTGAGATTTTAACAGGGAGAAAACCGTTGTGTATGGAAAGAACCGAGGAAGAAAGGAATTTGGCGAGGTATTTTGTAATGGCACTTGAAGAAAACCGTTTGTTTAAAATTCTTGACCCTAGAGTTGTAAGGGAAGGAACCCTAGACCAACTTCAGGAGATTGGTGAGCTTGTGAAAAGATGTGTTAATCTTAGTAGCGATGAGCGGCCTACGATGAAAGAAGTGGCGATTCAACTTGAGGGTTTGCGGAAGTTTACTCAACATCCATGGGCGAACGCAAATCGACATGGcgctgaaaatgtaaattttttaaaTAATGAGAACGAGCAAGACGATATTTATGGTGAGTCGGTTACTTTGTATTCTAATAAGAGTGAACTCTCTTCGAGGTTTAGTATTGATAGTAGTTTTGTATATTCAATGAACAACCCCAAATCATAA